A single window of Jaculus jaculus isolate mJacJac1 chromosome 14, mJacJac1.mat.Y.cur, whole genome shotgun sequence DNA harbors:
- the LOC101613994 gene encoding vomeronasal type-1 receptor 4-like, with protein MSSTNLTMGIMFLSQTALGVLGNCACLGYFVLTDFSGRRMKPTDLIVKHLTWANFMVLLFKGIPQTMTAFGVSYFLDDILCKLIFYFHRVARGVSLGSTSLLSVCQVITISPSNSKWGQLKFRAPKVIGSSLGLCWVLQLLINAYIPTIVIDILGTKNSTGFTDVVYCHIVDIHSLTKIFYAIIFASIDVVCLGIMMWASGSMVLMLTKHKQMVQHIHSSLSPRSSPEARATQSILALVSSFVLLYMISIILVVCYSFSGVTTRWLVNASVAMSACFPAFCPFLLLSQYTKVSNFCFTCSYEITHGPRIVGEL; from the coding sequence ATGTCCTCCACAAACCTGACCATGGGGATCATGTTCCTGTCACAGACGGCACtgggagtcctggggaactgcgcCTGCCTTGGCTACTTTGTTCTCACTGACTTCTCGGGGAGACGGATGAAGCCCACAGATCTGATTGTCAAGCACCTGACCTGGGCCAACTTCATGGTTCTTCTCTTTAAAGGAATCCCCCAGACAATGACTGCCTTTGGTGTGAGTTATTTTCTAGATGATATTCTGTGCAAACTCATCTTTTATTTCCACAGAGTGGCCAGAGGAGTGTCCCTTGGTTCCACATCACTCTTGAGTGTCTGTCAGGTCATCACAATCAGCCCCAGCAATTCCAAGTGGGGACAGCTCAAGTTCAGAGCCCCCAAAGTCATTGGTTCCTCCTTGGGTCTGTGCTGGGTCCTGCAACTGCTGATAAATGCCTATATTCCCACGATTGTGATAGACATCTTGGGGACAAAAAATAGCACAGGATTTACAGATGTTGTATACTGTCACATTGTAGATATTCACAGTCTAACAAAGATATTCTATGCAATCATATTTGCCTCCATTGATGTCGTGTGTTTGGGAATCATGATGTGGGCCAGTGGCTCCATGGTCCTTATGCTCACAAAGCACAAGCAGATGGTCCAACACATTCACAGCTCCCTGTCTCCTCGGTCATCACCTGAGGCCAGGGCTACCCAGAGCATCCTTGCCCTGGTGAGCAGCTTTGTGCTCTTATATATGATCTCTATCATCTTAGTTGTATGTTACTCTTTCTCTGGTGTAACCACTAGGTGGCTGGTCAATGCCAGTGTTGCAATGTCTGCATGCTTCCCAGCCTTCTGCCCCTTCCTGCTCCTCAGCCAGTACACCAAGGTTTCCAACTTCTGCTTTACTTGTTCATATGAAATAACCCATGGCCCTCGGATAGTGGGAGAGCTCTAA